Proteins encoded within one genomic window of Variovorax sp. OAS795:
- the odhB gene encoding 2-oxoglutarate dehydrogenase complex dihydrolipoyllysine-residue succinyltransferase, with the protein MSIVEVKVPQLSESVAEATMLTWKKKAGEAVAIDEILIEIETDKVVLEVPAPSAGVLAEIVQPDGATVVADQLIARIDTEGKASAAAPAAAAAPAPAAAAPAPAAAATGGSKSDVAMPAAAKLLADNNLKTSDVAGTGKDGRVTKGDVLGAVASGAKPAAAAIPAPAAKPSLPQVAAPTGSSDLGERPEQRVPMSRLRARIAERLLQSQSTNAILTTFNEVNMAPVMELRKRFQDSFTKEHGVKLGFMSFFVKAAVHALKKYPVINASVDGNDILYHGYFDIGIAVGSPRGLVVPILRNADQMSFADIEKKIAEYGKKAQDGKLGIEEMTGGTFSISNGGTFGSMLSTPIINPPQSAILGVHATKDRAVVENGQIVVRPMNYLAMSYDHRIIDGREAVLGLVAMKEALEDPSRLLFDI; encoded by the coding sequence ATGTCTATCGTAGAAGTCAAAGTCCCCCAGCTTTCCGAATCCGTGGCCGAAGCCACCATGCTCACCTGGAAGAAGAAGGCCGGCGAAGCCGTCGCCATCGATGAAATCCTGATCGAGATCGAGACCGACAAGGTCGTGCTGGAAGTGCCCGCGCCCTCGGCCGGCGTGCTGGCCGAAATCGTGCAGCCCGACGGCGCCACCGTGGTGGCCGATCAGCTGATCGCCAGGATCGACACCGAAGGCAAGGCCAGCGCCGCGGCGCCCGCCGCTGCGGCAGCCCCGGCACCGGCCGCGGCGGCACCTGCGCCCGCAGCCGCCGCCACCGGCGGATCGAAGTCCGACGTTGCCATGCCCGCCGCCGCCAAGCTGCTGGCCGACAACAACCTCAAGACCAGCGACGTCGCAGGCACCGGCAAGGACGGCCGCGTGACCAAGGGCGACGTGCTCGGTGCCGTGGCTTCGGGCGCCAAGCCCGCGGCCGCCGCCATTCCCGCGCCGGCCGCCAAGCCGTCGCTGCCGCAAGTCGCCGCGCCGACCGGTTCGTCCGACCTGGGCGAGCGTCCGGAACAGCGCGTGCCGATGAGCCGCCTGCGCGCTCGCATTGCCGAGCGCCTGCTGCAATCGCAATCGACCAACGCAATCCTGACCACGTTCAACGAAGTGAACATGGCGCCGGTCATGGAGCTGCGCAAGCGCTTCCAGGACAGCTTCACCAAGGAACACGGCGTGAAGCTCGGCTTCATGAGCTTCTTCGTGAAGGCCGCGGTGCATGCGCTCAAGAAGTACCCGGTGATCAATGCCTCGGTCGACGGCAACGACATCCTGTACCACGGCTACTTCGACATCGGCATTGCCGTCGGTTCGCCGCGCGGCCTGGTGGTGCCCATCCTGCGCAACGCCGACCAGATGAGCTTCGCGGACATCGAGAAGAAGATCGCCGAATATGGCAAGAAGGCCCAGGACGGCAAGCTCGGCATCGAGGAGATGACCGGCGGCACGTTCTCCATCTCGAACGGCGGCACCTTCGGCTCGATGCTCTCGACCCCGATCATCAACCCGCCCCAGTCCGCGATCCTCGGCGTGCACGCCACCAAGGACCGCGCCGTGGTCGAGAACGGACAGATCGTCGTCCGCCCGATGAACTACCTCGCCATGAGCTACGACCACCGCATCATCGACGGCCGCGAAGCCGTGCTGGGCCTGGTCGCCATGAAGGAAGCGCTGGAAGATCCGTCGCGCCTCTTGTTCGACATCTGA
- the lpdA gene encoding dihydrolipoyl dehydrogenase produces MANKQFDVVVIGGGPGGYVAAIRAAQLGFNVACIDEWKNGKGGPAPGGTCTNVGCIPSKALLQSSEHFEQAGHHFADHGIKVEGLGLDIDKMLARKDQVVRQNNDGILYLFKKNKITFFHGRGSFVKTDATGYEIKVAGAAEESISAKHVILATGSNARALPGTPFDEENILSNDGALRIGAVPKKLGLIGSGVIGLEMGSVWRRLGAEVTVLEALPTFLGAVDEQIAKEAKKAFDKQKLKIELGVKVGEIKSSKKGVSVAWTNAKGEAQTLEVDKLIVSIGRVPNTIGLNAEAVGLKLDERGAIAVDDDCKTSLPNVWAIGDVVRGPMLAHKAEEEGVAVAERIAGQHGHVNFNTVPWVIYTSPEIAWVGQTEQQLKAAGRAYKAGTFPFLANGRARALGDTTGMVKFLADAATDEILGVHIVGPQASELISEAVVAMEFKASAEDIARICHAHPSLSEATKEAALAVDKRTLNF; encoded by the coding sequence ATGGCAAACAAGCAATTCGACGTCGTCGTGATCGGCGGCGGCCCCGGCGGCTATGTGGCCGCGATCCGCGCCGCGCAGCTCGGCTTCAATGTCGCCTGCATCGACGAGTGGAAGAACGGCAAGGGCGGCCCCGCCCCGGGCGGCACCTGCACCAACGTCGGCTGCATTCCGTCCAAGGCGCTGCTGCAATCGTCGGAACACTTCGAGCAGGCCGGCCACCACTTTGCGGACCACGGCATCAAGGTGGAGGGCCTCGGCCTGGACATCGACAAGATGCTGGCCCGCAAGGACCAGGTTGTGAGGCAGAACAACGACGGCATCCTGTACCTGTTCAAGAAGAACAAGATCACCTTCTTCCATGGCCGCGGTTCGTTCGTGAAGACCGACGCAACCGGCTATGAGATCAAGGTGGCCGGTGCGGCCGAAGAGTCGATCAGCGCGAAGCACGTCATCCTGGCCACGGGCTCCAACGCCCGCGCATTGCCCGGCACGCCGTTCGACGAGGAGAACATCCTCTCGAACGACGGCGCGCTGCGCATCGGCGCAGTGCCCAAGAAGCTCGGCCTGATCGGCTCGGGCGTCATCGGCCTCGAAATGGGCTCGGTGTGGCGCCGCCTCGGCGCCGAAGTCACGGTGCTCGAGGCACTGCCGACTTTCCTCGGCGCGGTGGACGAGCAGATCGCCAAGGAAGCCAAGAAGGCCTTCGACAAGCAGAAGCTCAAGATCGAACTCGGCGTCAAGGTCGGCGAGATCAAGTCGTCCAAGAAGGGCGTGAGCGTCGCGTGGACCAATGCCAAGGGCGAAGCCCAGACGCTCGAGGTCGACAAGCTGATCGTCTCGATCGGCCGCGTGCCCAACACCATCGGCCTGAACGCCGAGGCCGTGGGCCTCAAGCTCGACGAGCGCGGGGCCATTGCGGTGGATGACGACTGCAAGACCAGCCTGCCGAACGTCTGGGCCATCGGCGACGTGGTGCGCGGCCCGATGCTTGCGCACAAGGCCGAGGAAGAGGGCGTTGCGGTGGCGGAGCGCATTGCGGGCCAGCACGGCCACGTGAACTTCAACACCGTGCCATGGGTGATCTACACCAGCCCGGAGATCGCGTGGGTCGGCCAGACCGAGCAGCAGCTCAAGGCCGCGGGCCGCGCGTACAAGGCCGGCACCTTCCCGTTCCTTGCGAACGGCCGCGCACGCGCGCTGGGCGACACCACCGGCATGGTCAAGTTCCTGGCCGACGCGGCCACGGACGAGATCCTGGGCGTGCACATCGTGGGTCCGCAGGCCAGCGAGCTGATCTCCGAAGCCGTGGTGGCGATGGAGTTCAAGGCCAGTGCCGAAGACATCGCGCGCATCTGCCATGCGCACCCGTCGCTGTCGGAAGCCACCAAGGAAGCGGCGCTCGCCGTGGACAAGCGCACGCTGAACTTCTGA
- the zapE gene encoding cell division protein ZapE — translation MTSVKEAYEAELAVRGFQSDPAQLRAVEALDRCAREWGEYKAQRSNALKKFINRPELPRGVYMHGGVGRGKSFLMDLFFNAVPLRRKTRLHFHEFMREVHRELRELQGTVNPLDELGLRISKRYKLICFDEFHVADITDAMILHRLLVALFENGVGFVTTSNFKPDDLYPGGLHRDRILPAIALLNEKLEVLSVDNGTDYRRRTLEQLRMYLTPNDAAAEKEMRKAFDKLAETADENPVLHIEAREIRARRKAGGVVWFDFKTLCGGPRSQNDYLEIASQFHTVLLSDVPHMPVRMASEARRFTWLVDVLYDRRVKLIMSAEVPPEALYTEGPLAHEFPRTVSRLTEMQSSEFLSLERRIVDTRLT, via the coding sequence TTGACCAGCGTTAAAGAGGCCTATGAGGCGGAACTCGCGGTGCGCGGGTTCCAGAGCGATCCCGCGCAGCTGCGTGCCGTGGAGGCGCTGGATCGCTGCGCGCGGGAGTGGGGCGAGTACAAGGCCCAGCGCTCCAACGCCCTGAAGAAGTTCATCAACCGGCCCGAGCTGCCGCGCGGCGTCTACATGCATGGCGGCGTCGGGCGCGGCAAGAGCTTCCTGATGGACCTGTTCTTCAACGCAGTGCCGCTCAGGCGCAAGACGCGGCTGCACTTTCACGAGTTCATGCGCGAGGTGCACCGCGAGCTGCGCGAACTGCAGGGCACGGTCAATCCGCTCGACGAACTGGGCCTGCGCATCTCCAAGCGCTACAAGCTGATCTGCTTCGACGAATTCCACGTGGCGGACATCACCGACGCGATGATTCTGCATCGCCTGCTGGTGGCGCTGTTCGAGAACGGCGTGGGCTTTGTCACCACCTCCAATTTCAAGCCCGACGACCTGTATCCCGGCGGGCTGCACCGCGACCGCATCCTGCCGGCGATCGCACTGCTGAACGAGAAGCTCGAAGTGCTCAGCGTCGATAACGGCACCGACTACCGGCGCCGCACGCTCGAGCAACTGCGCATGTATCTCACGCCCAACGATGCGGCGGCGGAAAAGGAAATGCGCAAGGCCTTCGACAAGCTGGCCGAAACCGCCGACGAGAACCCGGTGCTGCACATCGAGGCGCGCGAGATCCGCGCGCGGCGCAAGGCCGGCGGCGTGGTCTGGTTCGACTTCAAGACGCTCTGCGGCGGGCCGCGTTCGCAGAACGACTACCTGGAAATTGCGAGCCAGTTCCACACGGTGCTGCTGTCCGACGTGCCGCACATGCCGGTGCGCATGGCCTCCGAGGCGCGCCGGTTCACCTGGCTGGTCGACGTGTTGTACGACCGGCGCGTGAAGCTCATCATGTCGGCTGAGGTGCCGCCGGAGGCGTTGTACACCGAGGGGCCGCTTGCGCATGAGTTCCCGCGCACCGTTTCCCGGCTCACCGAAATGCAATCGAGCGAGTTTCTTTCGCTCGAACGCCGGATCGTCGACACTCGACTGACATGA